One Corvus moneduloides isolate bCorMon1 chromosome Z, bCorMon1.pri, whole genome shotgun sequence genomic window carries:
- the LOC116437858 gene encoding uncharacterized protein LOC116437858 isoform X1, giving the protein MALRWMFLLLLTLLLAAQNNGNPYARNHGKPQERGRCPAPSDWDPKLQFKPRRSSYALNEVVQLSCVRESVPSVPRIQCISRGTRILWNDTATCKERCQRPRWDSQLQFSPDQSFYWVGEEVTVSCFMNNTPPLSVIRCANKLFRSWKDAWEVNIWGSWQRLAEDLTCPMEKCPKPQWDERLQFSEDESEYPQNRELTLTCPEGLELSFPEVKCTKELQVMSDGETVYGDVWWGRNSTGAWTRIEGDVLCMEMCQRPLWDSRLQLAPDQKNYGKDEKVMLSCPAGLQPSFTEIKCQSQFQDYYYDQPAYRQFWLGRDSSDSWVAIQSHVECIEVLQVVPGTFEISSTSIKLNWTCRFPDACQGMRAMCRLAAPSSPPCEAEEVNGEQMLHGQAGTFTCSPLQPFTEYSVTISLPPNETLFSWLFMTEETVPDKPEELWLDPNRGSLRWKALPSCKGEIIGYQLSITARNAGDSGVLEMERLRLNGSVTEHRLPERSPGRSYAVTIRGLTAAGAGAALAREFPTGSSDTPHPQGISCRSVRDIAPSQGTAVLPLRPIARPSEAAREHQLIVATTHDGSVTESICAGQPQLFNGSVYLAALLNLTAPTDFVLGDGSRGQGHHNAALRPGCDYTALLRLVRLSPQAEKFTCVCYSFSVVAEQTAGSWHGIVIGLVVLLAVLLVAAVILWLVISRKRKYLPNKTKEGN; this is encoded by the exons GAAGATGTCCAGCTCCCTCTGACTGGGACCCCAAACTGCAGTTTAAACCGAGGAGGAGCAGCTATGCCTTGAACGAAGtggtgcagctcagctgtgtaCGGGAATCTGTGCCATCCGTCCCACGGATCCAATGCATTTCCAGAGGGACCCGGATTCTGTGGAATGACACTGCCACCTGCAAAG AGAGATGCCAGCGGCCCCGGTGGGACTCACAGCTCCAGTTTAGCCCAGACCAGAGTTTTTACTGGGTCGGTGAAGAGGTGACAGTGAGCTGCTTTATGAACAACACTCCTCCCCTTTCTGTGATCAGATGTGCAAACAAGCTTTTTCGAAGTTGGAAGGATGCTTGGGAGGTGAACATTTGGGGATCATGGCAGAGGTTGGCAGAGGACCTGACCTGCCCTATGG AAAAATGCCCAAAACCTCAGTGGGATGAAAGACTTCAGTTTTCAGAAGATGAAAGTGAATACCCACAGAACAGAGAACTGACACTGACCTGTCCTGAAGGTCTCGAGCTTTCCTTCCCCGAGGTCAAATGTACAAAGGAACTTCAGGTGATGAGTGATGGAGAAACAGTCTATGGAGATGTCTGGTGGGGCAGGAACAGCACAGGTGCCTGGACACGCATTGAGGGGGATGTGCTGTGTATGG AAATGTGCCAAAGGCCCCTGTGGGACTCCAGACTCCAGCTGGCACCAGACCAGAAGAATTACGGGAAGGATGAGAAAGTGATGCTGAGCTGCCCTgcaggtctccagccatccttcACTGAAATCAAATGTCAGAGTCAATTCCAGGACTACTATTATGACCAACCTGCATACAGGCAATTTTGGCTTGGAAGAGACTCCAGCGATTCCTGGGTCGCCATTCAGTCCCATGTGGAGTGCATCG AAGTCCTCCAGGTTGTCCCCGGGACCTTTGAGATTTCCAGCACCAGCATCAAACTGAACTGGACCTGCAGGTTCCCTGATGCCTGCCAGGGCATGAGGGCCATGTGCCGGCTGGCAGcgccttcctctcctccctgtgaGGCTGAGGAGGTGAATGGAGAGCAGATGTTACATGGCCAGGCAGGAACATTCACCTGCTCTCCTTTGCAGCCCTTCACTGAGTATAGTGTCACCATCAGCCTGCCCCCCAATGAAACCCTTTTCTCATGGTTGTTCATGACAGAGGAAACAG TGCCGGACAaaccagaggagctgtggctggatCCCAACAGGGGCTCTCTCAGGTGGAAGGCGCTGCCCTCCTGCAAAGGGGAGATCATCGGATACCAG CTGAGCATCACGGCCAGGAACGCCGGGGACAGCGGCGTGCTGGAGATGGAGCGGCTGCGGCTCAATGGCTCCGTCACCGAGCACCGGCTGCCGGAGCGCAGCCCTGGCCGCAGCTACGCGGTGACGATCCGGGGACTGACGGCTGCTGGAGCCGGGGCTGCGCTGGCGAGGGAGTTTCCCACCGGCAGCTCGG ACACCCCGCACCCCCAGGGCATCAGCTGCCGCAGCGTCCGCGACATCGCCCCATCCCAAGGGACGGCCGTGCTCCCCCTGCGCCCCATCGCCCGTCCCTCTGAGGCAGCCAG ggagcacCAGCTGATCGTGGCCACGACGCACGACGGCTCGGTGACGGAGAGCATCTGCgcggggcagccacagctcttcaATGGCAGCGTCTACCTGGCCGCTCTTCTCAACCTCACCGCCCCCACGGACTTCGTGCTGGGCGACGGCAGCCGCGGGCAGGGCCACCACAACGCTGCCCTCCGCCCGGGCTGCGACTACACGGCCCTCCTGCGCCTCGTCCGCCTCTCGCCGCAG GCAGAGAAGTTCACCTGTGTCTGCTACAGCTTCTCTGTTG TTGCAGAACAGACTGCAGGCTCGTGGCATGGGATTGTGATTGGACTGGTTGTGCTTTTGGCAGTCCTCCTCGTGGCTGCAGTTATCCTGTGGCTTGTGATCTCCAG GAAAAGGAAGTATTTGCCCAACAAAACTAAGGAGGGTAACTAA
- the LOC116437858 gene encoding uncharacterized protein LOC116437858 isoform X2: MALRWMFLLLLTLLLAAQNNGNPYARNHGKPQERERCQRPRWDSQLQFSPDQSFYWVGEEVTVSCFMNNTPPLSVIRCANKLFRSWKDAWEVNIWGSWQRLAEDLTCPMEKCPKPQWDERLQFSEDESEYPQNRELTLTCPEGLELSFPEVKCTKELQVMSDGETVYGDVWWGRNSTGAWTRIEGDVLCMEMCQRPLWDSRLQLAPDQKNYGKDEKVMLSCPAGLQPSFTEIKCQSQFQDYYYDQPAYRQFWLGRDSSDSWVAIQSHVECIEVLQVVPGTFEISSTSIKLNWTCRFPDACQGMRAMCRLAAPSSPPCEAEEVNGEQMLHGQAGTFTCSPLQPFTEYSVTISLPPNETLFSWLFMTEETVPDKPEELWLDPNRGSLRWKALPSCKGEIIGYQLSITARNAGDSGVLEMERLRLNGSVTEHRLPERSPGRSYAVTIRGLTAAGAGAALAREFPTGSSDTPHPQGISCRSVRDIAPSQGTAVLPLRPIARPSEAAREHQLIVATTHDGSVTESICAGQPQLFNGSVYLAALLNLTAPTDFVLGDGSRGQGHHNAALRPGCDYTALLRLVRLSPQAEKFTCVCYSFSVVAEQTAGSWHGIVIGLVVLLAVLLVAAVILWLVISRKRKYLPNKTKEGN; the protein is encoded by the exons AGAGATGCCAGCGGCCCCGGTGGGACTCACAGCTCCAGTTTAGCCCAGACCAGAGTTTTTACTGGGTCGGTGAAGAGGTGACAGTGAGCTGCTTTATGAACAACACTCCTCCCCTTTCTGTGATCAGATGTGCAAACAAGCTTTTTCGAAGTTGGAAGGATGCTTGGGAGGTGAACATTTGGGGATCATGGCAGAGGTTGGCAGAGGACCTGACCTGCCCTATGG AAAAATGCCCAAAACCTCAGTGGGATGAAAGACTTCAGTTTTCAGAAGATGAAAGTGAATACCCACAGAACAGAGAACTGACACTGACCTGTCCTGAAGGTCTCGAGCTTTCCTTCCCCGAGGTCAAATGTACAAAGGAACTTCAGGTGATGAGTGATGGAGAAACAGTCTATGGAGATGTCTGGTGGGGCAGGAACAGCACAGGTGCCTGGACACGCATTGAGGGGGATGTGCTGTGTATGG AAATGTGCCAAAGGCCCCTGTGGGACTCCAGACTCCAGCTGGCACCAGACCAGAAGAATTACGGGAAGGATGAGAAAGTGATGCTGAGCTGCCCTgcaggtctccagccatccttcACTGAAATCAAATGTCAGAGTCAATTCCAGGACTACTATTATGACCAACCTGCATACAGGCAATTTTGGCTTGGAAGAGACTCCAGCGATTCCTGGGTCGCCATTCAGTCCCATGTGGAGTGCATCG AAGTCCTCCAGGTTGTCCCCGGGACCTTTGAGATTTCCAGCACCAGCATCAAACTGAACTGGACCTGCAGGTTCCCTGATGCCTGCCAGGGCATGAGGGCCATGTGCCGGCTGGCAGcgccttcctctcctccctgtgaGGCTGAGGAGGTGAATGGAGAGCAGATGTTACATGGCCAGGCAGGAACATTCACCTGCTCTCCTTTGCAGCCCTTCACTGAGTATAGTGTCACCATCAGCCTGCCCCCCAATGAAACCCTTTTCTCATGGTTGTTCATGACAGAGGAAACAG TGCCGGACAaaccagaggagctgtggctggatCCCAACAGGGGCTCTCTCAGGTGGAAGGCGCTGCCCTCCTGCAAAGGGGAGATCATCGGATACCAG CTGAGCATCACGGCCAGGAACGCCGGGGACAGCGGCGTGCTGGAGATGGAGCGGCTGCGGCTCAATGGCTCCGTCACCGAGCACCGGCTGCCGGAGCGCAGCCCTGGCCGCAGCTACGCGGTGACGATCCGGGGACTGACGGCTGCTGGAGCCGGGGCTGCGCTGGCGAGGGAGTTTCCCACCGGCAGCTCGG ACACCCCGCACCCCCAGGGCATCAGCTGCCGCAGCGTCCGCGACATCGCCCCATCCCAAGGGACGGCCGTGCTCCCCCTGCGCCCCATCGCCCGTCCCTCTGAGGCAGCCAG ggagcacCAGCTGATCGTGGCCACGACGCACGACGGCTCGGTGACGGAGAGCATCTGCgcggggcagccacagctcttcaATGGCAGCGTCTACCTGGCCGCTCTTCTCAACCTCACCGCCCCCACGGACTTCGTGCTGGGCGACGGCAGCCGCGGGCAGGGCCACCACAACGCTGCCCTCCGCCCGGGCTGCGACTACACGGCCCTCCTGCGCCTCGTCCGCCTCTCGCCGCAG GCAGAGAAGTTCACCTGTGTCTGCTACAGCTTCTCTGTTG TTGCAGAACAGACTGCAGGCTCGTGGCATGGGATTGTGATTGGACTGGTTGTGCTTTTGGCAGTCCTCCTCGTGGCTGCAGTTATCCTGTGGCTTGTGATCTCCAG GAAAAGGAAGTATTTGCCCAACAAAACTAAGGAGGGTAACTAA